Proteins found in one Oncorhynchus mykiss isolate Arlee chromosome 3, USDA_OmykA_1.1, whole genome shotgun sequence genomic segment:
- the LOC110508575 gene encoding U4/U6 small nuclear ribonucleoprotein Prp3, which produces MSLPKREVEELRPWVERTVKKVLGFSEPTVVTAALHCVGKGLDKRKTTDQLRPFLDESAGGFVERLFEALEESRNSRGNKGAGERNRKRDLKDVFGDEVEVGARRDVPEAGDGVPVKRKRVPRFEEVEEPEVVPAPPTESPVMLTKIQIKQMMEAATRQIEERKKQLSFVPVSSQQRLPLPTPQPDPPFASHLLPAPSAPSSGSAQSIAPSQAATFMNDAIEKARKAAELQARIQSQLAMKPGILGAIGNTGGPHNLVALANLHAMGIAPPKVAEARESNKPAPLILDDMGRTVDASGNEVELTHRMPTLKANIRAVKREQFRQQLKEKPGEDLESTIYFDGRVNIAPAQRAKKGFKFHEQGRFEKIAQRIRTKAQLEKLQTEIAQAAKKTGIQASTKLALFAPKKMLGDGQVPIIEWWDSYILPSNIDLSTETNFVAMELFGVTNLVEHPAQISPPVDTDKPGVTLGVYLTKKEQKKLRRQTRREGQKELQEKVRLGLMPPPEPKVRISNLMRVLGTEAVQDPTKVEAHVRAQMAKRQKAHEEANAARKLTTEQRKEKKVKKLKEDLSLGVHISVYRIRNLHNPAKKFKVEANANQLYLTGTVVLHRDVNMVVVEGGPKAQKKFKRLMLSRIKWEEHNSKRDDPDADDETKKNNRCSLVWEGTAKERNYGEMKFKQCPTENMAREHFKKHGTEHYWDLALSQSVLESTDD; this is translated from the exons ATGTCTCTTCCTAAACGGGAGGTGGAGGAGCTACGGCCCTGGGTGGAACGGACCGTGAAGAAGGTGCTGGGGTTCTCTGAGCCTACTGTCGTTACTGCGGCCCTGCACTGTGTAGGCAAGGGCCTGGAcaagaggaagaccacag ACCAGCTGCGTCCATTCCTGGATGAGTCTGCCGGTGGGTTCGTGGAGAGACTATTTGAGGCCCTGGAGGAGAGCCGCAATTCCCGTGGGAACAAGGGTGCTGGGGAGAGGAACCGCAAGAGAGACCTGAAG GATGTGTTTGGTGATGAGGTGGAGGTGGGTGCGAGGCGGGATGTCCCCGAGGCAGGAGATGGTGTGCCGGTGAAGAGGAAACGTGTCCCCCGCTTCGAGGAGGTGGAGGAACCAGAGGTCGTACCTGCACCCCCTACTGAGAGCCCTGTCATGCTCACTAAGATAcag aTCAAACAGATGATGGAGGCTGCCACCAgacagatagaggagaggaagaaacagCTGAGCTTCGTCCCAGTGTCTTCCCAGCAG AGGCTGCCCCTGCCCACTCCCCAGCCAGACCCCCCCTTCGCCTCTCATCTTCTCCCCGctccctctgccccctcctcGGGCTCGGCCCAGTCCATCGCTCCCTCCCAGGCAGCTACTTTCATGAACGATGCCATCGAGAAGGCTAGGAAGGCTGCAGAGCTGCAGGCCCGCATCCAGTCGCAGTTAGCCATGAAGCCTGGTATACTGGGAGCCATTGGGAACACTGGAGGACCTCATAACCTGGTGGCGCTGGCCAACCTACACGCCATGGGGATAGCACCACC gAAGGTGGCGGAGGCCCGTGAGTCAAACAAGCCGGCCCCTCTGATTCTTGATGATATGGGTCGGACCGTGGATGCCAGCGGCAACGAGGTGGAGCTAACACACCGCATGCCCACCCTCAAAG CTAATATCCGTGCGGTGAAGAGGGAGCAGTTCCGACAGCAGTTGAAGGAGAAGCCTGGCGAGGACCTGGAGTCCACTATCTACTTTGACGGGCGTGTTAACATAGCACCCGCCCAGCGAGCCAAGAAGGGCTTCAAGTTCCATGAGCAGGGACGCTTTGAGAAGATCGCCCAGAGGATCAGAACTAAG GCCCAGTTGGAGAAGCTGCAGACAGAGATCGCCCAGGCAGCCAAGAAAACTGGGATCCAGGCCTCCACCAAGCTGGCCCTCTTTGCCCCCAAGAAGATGCTGGGGGACGGGCAGGTACCCATCATTGAGTGGTGGGACTCGTACATCCTCCCCTCCAACATTGACCT ATCCACAGAGACCAATTTTGTGGCGATGGAGTTGTTTGGAGTCACAAACCTGGTGGAGCACCCTGCTCAGATCAGCCCCCCAG tggacaCAGACAAGCCAGGAGTGACTCTGGGAGTGTACCTGACTAAGAAGGAACAGAAGAAGCTGAGGAGACAGACTCGcagggagggacagaaagagcTTCAGGAGAAGGTCCGACTGGGGCTCATGCCCCCCCCAGAACCTAAAG TGCGCATCTCTAACCTGATGAGAGTGCTGGGTACAGAGGCAGTACAGGATCCCACTAAGGTAGAGGCCCACGTCAGAGCACAGATGGCCAAGAGACAGAA GGCCCATGAGGAGGCAAATGCAGCCCGGAAGCTCACAACCGAGCAGAGAAAAGAGAAGAAGGTGAAGAAGCTGAAAGAGGACCTGAGTCTTGGAGTTCACATCTCAGTCTATAG GATCCGTAACCTCCACAACCCGGCTAAGAAGTTTAAGGTGGAAGCTAACGCCAACCAGCTGTACCTGACTGGCACCGTGGTGCTACACCGAGACGTcaacatggtggtggtggagggag GTCCCAAAGCCCAGAAGAAGTTCAAGAGGCTCATGTTGAGCAGAATCAAATGGGAAGAACACAACTCCAAGAGAGATG ATCCAGATGCAGACGATGAGACCAAGAAGAACAACAGATGCAGCCTGGTCTGGGAG ggcACGGCTAAGGAGCGTAACTACGGGGAGATGAAGTTTAAGCAGTGTCCTACAGAGAACATGGCTAGAGAACACTTTAAGAAGCATGGGACAGAACACTACTGGGACCTGGCTCTGAGCCAGAGTGTGCTGGAGAGCACTGATGACTGA